DNA from Acanthochromis polyacanthus isolate Apoly-LR-REF ecotype Palm Island chromosome 7, KAUST_Apoly_ChrSc, whole genome shotgun sequence:
TGTGGAAGACGTAGCTGTCAGtgtaacaataaaaaattatcCCATTATTTCCCCCTTACTTTACAGTCTCTAGCATAATATGTTCATATATATGCACTGTATAAAGATCATCAACCGTAATATTTTTTACTCTCTAATAATTGGCAACAGCTGACTAAATCCAGTTTCATCTGGGCTCTATGCTGTACCAAAAAGTGCAGGCATTCTGTACCTGAGGATGTTACATTTATAAATATACTGTATACAAGGAAAGTATAGAATGATAAGCACAGCAGTGTTCTGCCCTGAGATGCCAGCTCTGCCTGAGAAATATGATGGAGTATGTGAATGTGCACCACTCGCTTCTTTTCAAGTTGTCAGAGTTCATGATTTCTGACCATGGATGCTGTTACTCAGATAGTTgatgctgttgccatggcactGGGCTGTTTTCAAGCACTGACCCCACTCTTACAGTTGTCTCTCAACAGAAGCAACACATGCAGCAATCAATAACTGCATGCAGACTCATGTTTGTGTCTTCTCCAGGTTCCCACGATTCCTTCAGCTTCTACATCGATGAGGCATCTCCAGTGGGCCCCGAGCAGCCGGAGACGGTGCAGAACTTCGTTTCTGTTTTTGGCACAGTTGCCAAGAAGCTAATGAGGAAGTGGCTGGCTACGCAGACGATGAACTTCAACAGCCAACTGGAGGCTGGGATCCGCTTCTTTGACCTGCGCATCTCCACTAAGCCCCGTGACCCTGACAATGAGCTGTTCTTCGCCCACGGGCTCTTCAGTGCCACGGTCAGCAGAGAGTTTGGATGGTTTTTGATGTGATGAACATTCAGCAATGCTTGTGGTTGCTAAgtgatgttttgtgtgtatatgGCAGTGTATTTATGTCTGCGTGCAGACTGGGAGCTTAATTACACAAAGTCCTTCAGAGATTTTAAGtacatagttgtgtgtctggaTTTCAAACCATTATGTCATTAAAGAAATTATTAATATAggtattgtttgtatttttatattttaggtCAGAGAAGGCCTAGAGCAGATCAGCAGTTTCCTGTCAGCTCATGCCAGAGAGGTCGTGTTCCTGGACTTCAACCACTTCTACGGCGTGCAGAACCTGCACCACGAAAAACTGGTTGCCATGCTGAAAGAGGTGTTTGGAGACAAACTCTGCCCGGTTGTTTTCGCTCAGGAGGTACAAATACACTTAACTTTTAACCGAGAGCATCATTATAAGCAATTACTCAGCCCAGAAGCTGCCACTTTCACCTTAACAACTCTTGATTGAAAAAGGACACTTTTCaggcacacttttttttttaattttttacatgCGTTCAAAGGGCTTTTGATAATTATTGTTTTCTCAGCCCTGCACAACAGTGATTCTGTGTTTTGATCACTTGAGATGTAGAATGATGGTTATCACATCCTTAATCATAGTTCATTTCTGCACTCTGAACATGCCCTTTTAGTTAGACACCAAGGACAAAAGTCCTCCCGTGCTCAGATTTTGCTTTTTGCTGCCTTTTTCTGCCTGTTTATTTCACCATCCACACTGCTTGCCCTTCTCTCCTCTTGTATCTGAAGAATCTGGGAGAAGAAATCAGCcataaaattaatcaaatctcCAACAACTCCCATTGCAGTGTCACCAATCTCAGATAATAGTTTCGTGACAGCTGCTGCGGCTGAGTGACAATTAAGCGaggaaatgatgaaaataataaaCTTCTCTCTGCCCGTAGGGGCATCAGGGTGGTGTTTCATTTTAGGGAGAACATGTGACTGCTGTTCGCTACTCCACTGGTATTAAATCTCCTTCTTTTTCACTTTTGCTACAATAGTGTTTCTGTGAATTCTTCTACTTTATTGTTCCTTTTTCATCTGTGTATCTTCCAGTTGCTCTTCTGTCCAGTCTTATTACACTCCACCATTCTTCTCCTGCTGTTTAGTGGTCTATTTCAAGAAACAGTGTACAGGTGTAAGGTCATCCCCACAAAGTAAATCAGCtcatgaggaaaaaataaaacaccaaaaacgtgAAGTATAGTACCTTGGAGTCGCGatgaaaaggtttatttttactgtaactCTAACCTCCCTGTACAACATCTAGTCTGTTTTGTTAGCTATAGTCTTCCATcaacttttttttcagcaaagaTGTAACCATAGAAACATGTGCTGCTCGTGCAAATACTATAAACTGCAAGCAGGCACAAAGGCAGGGAGTCTTCTGTcttttcaaaaatgtgttttttaccatcagaaaattacaacaaaaaaataattaatttaaatgttgttttcttctcttccaGTTCTCTTCAGTTATTGTCTTAATTAGCATTATACTGCAATTATATATAAAGCAGTGGCTGTTGGTGAAAGAAAGCTGTCTGAATTTTAATTTAACATATCCAACAGTTTTCTGTGATCAATCAGAACTTCCTTACTAGTACCAAACACTTGATGATTTCTTCAGTTTCACCCTTCATAACTTCCTAAACATCCTGCCTCTGTACTCAGGTGACTCTGCAGTACCTGTGGGAGAAAGAGTACCAGGTGCTGGTCTTCTACCACCATCCCATGGCCTTGGAGGTGCCCTTCTTGTGGCCAGGCCAGATGATGCCCTCTCCCTGGGCCAACACCACCGACCCAGAAAAGCTGGTTCAATTTCTGCAGGCATCTGTCACTGACCGCAGGTTTGTCAGTACATTTCTGTCACTGTGGGCAAAATGTGATGTACACAAGGTTAAACGGGGCAAAACCTCTGCACTCCGACTGCACTTTTATGTTTCCATCCCTTTAATTAATGGTCTGCATATCATTAATTTAATTGTGTATGTCTTATAGCTTTACAAATGAGGAATAAGGTCCAAACATAATGGATCATTCTGTCATGATTTAGATTTATTGTCATGCTGATCATTTTATGCTAAAAGTTTGCGACTAATAATTGAATTTGCTTTAGGCCAATTTCTCTGGCTTGCTGATTTCATTAGCTGACTGCCGCAACTAAGAGGATGGAACTTTAAATGCTGACATGCAGTATGTGAAAgtcactgtgaaaacaaatcTGTAATTTTGTAGGTTCCTTCTTATGATTTCACaaatttttttgacatatttttgaaatacacaaaatcatagtaaaattacaaaaacagtgTGAATCTACATTTATAATGTGTATTTATCACTGAATATTAAATAACTATAAAATGTCCATCTTTTAAAAGAAAGTTAACATCTTTTTACATCAAAGACTGTTAAAATACGTTTGCAAATTTACCATAATAATTACATACTTCATTTAAATTGATCAAAGGAATGGTTCAAGTTTGATCATGTAAATTTATATCTAAAATTAGATGTATTTAAAGGCAGTTAATAGGAAAGGAAGCATTAGTTCtgtaaatttattttgtttaaataaaggttttcacaacaaaagtgttgaataaatgtgttttaattaatATATTGTATCTATAGGCCTTGACAATCGTTTTataagaaaaaatacatatgatgtcatgcaaaagtAGGGTGGGAAAATTAATTATAATTCCAGAaaactgcagtatttttatgagatattgattttctgtttttatattaatttttGGGGATTCCACAGTTGCCGttgttcacagttttttttcactgcatACGTTTATACTCTGTGAAACAGTACTACATTAAacgtgaaatgtgtttttgttcctttaAGTTTCTTAAAGTAAATAATTCAAAAAATATAGCCAAATTTACTTACAGTATATATGTAACACTTctttacagaaaatgtgtcaAGGTGcattgcaaaaacacaaagaaaaaaaattacagtgtaaaaacaattaaacgTTTGACATGTTTCTGGCAGGAGGAAGGGGACGTTCTTTGTTTCCCAGGTGGTTCTGACACCAAAGGCGAGCACTGTGATGAAGGGTGTGGCCAGTGGACTGAGGGAGACCATTACAGAAAGGTAtatgtgtgtacctgtgtgtgtttgtttgtgacaGAGAGgtaaataatgtgttttatgtCCATGTTCAGTACAACACGAGGACTGGAAAAGATGCAAAGTTAGCATCTATGGTGGTACACAATGTTATCCAACATGTCCACAGACAGTCTGCAACCATAAATATAGCAACACCTCGGGCCCCAGAGGCCCCAGAAGTGACACAGTTTGCCCATCACAACTCACAACAAAAATTCATGAGCACATGTGCACTTAGACACAGACGTACACAGTCATACGTGAGTCACTGTGGCATTTTATAGTGAAATCCGGAGGCATGTTGGTTTCTACAGGTGTCCCCAGGCGTTTGACACTGccctcatttttatttcatttattttttgaacaGCTGCCACAAACTAGAGGCAACGCTtctctctttcctctttctgtccCCCCCTTCCTAGATCATTGTGCAGGATATATCCCCCCCCCTAATTTACCCTCAACTTTGTCTGTATTTCACTCCCTCTTAATGCCACCAGCTTGTTAAAAGCCTCAGCAGCAAAAAGCATCTATTTTCCTGGCATGAATTATTCATTTGATAATTCCACTATCAGCCATTCTCACCAGGCATTCAGTTACTTTGATGTAGGCATCCTGCAAAACATCGCAGCCATTCATTTTATCACACCAGTTGTAGGACTAACGAGGAAGCGAACACGAAGAGGAAGGAGACGGCTCGTGGGATTTTGTCATGCAGAAAAACCGAGCGAGGCATCTGCAGCAAACTCCCCTGGTGCTCGGTTCACGTGAACATGTCCGGCGAGTCTTCAGAGTGTCCTTCTCACAGCTGGTGTCTGGCATACAGACATCACATGCTGTGATCTTTCATCACAGCATGCCCCTCTCCGTGTTAAACCAGCCGGCCATGAATCatcccctcctctgtccctctgcaTATCTTTTCTGACTCTATCTCGCCTCCCTTGGTGATCTTTCCTTCTGATTCCGTGTTCATCTCTGTGCATCCGCTCAGGGCGTTACCCGGCATGATGCAGTGGATCAGATCGCAAAGGCCGGGGGAGAGTGGCATCAACATCATCACGGCCGATTTTGTGGAGCTGGGAGAATTCATCAGCGCAGTCATCACCCTGAACTATCACCTGGATGaagacgacgacgacgacgccACCTGAGAGCCCGCGAAGGGGGCGTTCAGGGGAGCGTAGTCACCGCCGCTTACTGCTAGTGGTTTGAGTCTGTGCTCTCACTCTTTTCCCTTTGGCATTTATTTCAGGAGGGGAGCTGCACTGCTCCTTTCACTTTATTTAGGGCTATAGTGAATTGAGAGgtcaagtggaaaaaaaaaagggggattGAGGAAAAGGCAAGTTGAGGTTGGTAGGAACACTGGTCTGTGGTTGGAGCACTATGAGAATGAGGTTtagttttgtttcctgttttggaggatcaaaatgtttattttttctccctcaGTTGAGATGTTAGTTTTCCTTCCTCACCGTGCTgtaaaaaaacccaacaaaactgctttttccACTGATCAAATTCACTGTTTTTAGGCTTACTACTTCACCAAGGGTAGGTCCCTCAGAGCATATCAACCATCTGCTAAATGTGTTGGTACATCAATCTTGGTATTCTAGTAATagtgagagttttttttccttctttttttaagaGGCCGTTTTAAATAAGTCTGTGTAACTCAAATTGTAGGCTGGTGTAAGTATCTAGCAGTTGTATGTCATCTTTGGAAACTATCCAAGCGAaacctctctttctctctgtcttttttaaaCGATATGCATCCCTCATCAGATCACTGCAAGTGTGTTTGCAAAAAAATGCCTCCAgcagctgaaatgcagagtctTGTCATGATGTGTTTCTTCACTACATTGACAAGACATGAACCGTTTTCAGTACTTTCACGGTTACAGTGACAGTAATCTCTCATGAGGGTTTTCAACTAGTAATGGTCACCACTGAAGTCAAGGCATTTACCAGACGTGTGTAGTATACAAGCGATTGATTAAAATCCTTCTTTCACAAATTAAaaccaagagagagagagagagagcgcagCGTGACCAGCCAGGGAAAAGTACCAATTTTCAGTGGGTTTAAAATTCCAAGACAAGCTTCAACTCTCACAGTCAGAAATGCGGTTGATGCAGCCAGTCATTTCCAATGATTAGGCATTCAGCgtgacattttttattgttccTTAGTGGTGGGTGCTGAGTCGTGATAGCCAAgtataaaaatacagtatatcTGAGTGCAAGAGTGTATCTGCCGTCTGTGTTTCCTTTGCTGGTTGCTTGCCCCCCGTGTTTGTGTCTATACTTACTGCTATAGTGCAGTCTATATGAGTCACCATGAGATGTATCACCATGTTGTGTCTTTCATAATCACAGGTGATGAAGCTGCTTAACACTCACTCAGAGACTCGTTTTACTTCAAGTCAGAAAAGGGTAAACATCACCATTCAGAGGCGGGAGGTCCTGATGTGACCGCAGTGCTTTGACGCTTGGAAAACATTataataaatgttaaattaacATCCAGCTGTAACTCTCCGGTGTCTGCTTTCCTTCATGTCTCTGAATCCCTGGATTTCTGCTCGATCAGTACTGGTGCAATACATACGgttcaccctcattttttatttatgctCAATGCCCTTCTTGCTTTTACCCCTCACAATGTTAAATTTAAGATGGGAAAATAAGGCGAAACAGCACCCGGAAGGAAGACggaaatatttttattgcaaGGTTTCACATAttatgcatgaaaaaaaaatcacctacTAGTCAAGCATCCACACACCTGATGACTAAGTGTGGCGTTTTCTGCAGAGAATGTATTCTGACAGGACATTGTTGTCAAGTTTGGTAAtgtaaagccaaaaaaaaacataaaacgaacaaacaaaaaaaagcaaaacaggaaACTCAGCTCTTTGGATTGGTGAATGTATGTGTCTTGTGAGTAACTGTGCCATCTCTAAAGGTCCCATGTGAGCGACTGAGTTTCAGCTAGAAAGTCCTGTTTGTAATATACGTTTCGGTGTGTAAATGAATTCCAGTTTTCAGACAGTACTTCTTTCACTTCTGTGTGgtttcatgttaaaatgttttatattgtgGAAAATTTCTACATACTGTAACTGCAAATAGCATACTGCCGATAAATTGTAAATTATTGGAATTATTACTAAGAGTCTTTAACAATGTTTTCTTATGTGAGTTACCAACAGCTCTTGTTTTAGTAATTTATTTGATACGTTATTGTTTGTGCATGAACCAAAAGCTCCTATACAGTTTGCTGTATCCTGTACCAACAGGATATGTGAGGTTTGTGCGTAACTTCTATTATTTCCTGCATTTTGTTCTCAGCAGCATGTGTGCATCCCAGTTGGTAATGCTCCTTCCCTTTAAGACGCCTATCTagataaatttattttttaaatgttgcactGTGCTACTACCCCGTACAGATTATGAATGAACCCACACAAATGAGCAGACTTCAAAATGCTTCGCAAAACGTGCTGTAAGGACATTGGTGTCTTCCCTGGTCCAAACTGTCGTCATTGCCTTTATGTTCTGGTGTTAAAAAGAGTCCTTTGCTGTTGTGAAACTCAAAAACCTTTGTTCAAATGAAAGTGACTCTGTTCTAAGTGGAAAAATGGCTGATAAAATAAAGCTTCTATGCCTATTGAGTGAAGTATCATTCTCTGAACTGTTTCTGGCTCTTTGAGTGGAGATTGGTTGCTTGGATGGTTGGTTGCTTAATTGAAAATATCATTATTATAATCATTCCAATAAAAGTGTAATTTAATTCAATCGGCAAATGGCACTACTCTAGATCTAATGTAGATTTCCAGCTTTTAAGCTAGCACTGTCTGTGTAGAGGAGCATCCTAAAATCATCCTGTTTCCAGGGTGATAGGATGGAGGTGGGTGGGCAGCGGCACACAGGGTGACCTTACTGAGACTGTGTTTTGTAATTCGGCATCTGCCATTCTGCAGCCAGGTGTTGCTCATGAAGAGGAAACCAAGATACCTCAGGTGTAGAGTGGCtcattgtttgttgtgtttttgtgtggctCTTACGAAACTCTAGCTTCAGCGTCTTCACTTGACTGTTTCTGACCTTCTGTCATGTGACTCATGGGATCTTAGTGTGTAGTAGTTGTTTGGCTGTGAATCACTGAATCTGCTCAGGACAATAGAGGTGTTATTGTGGCAACCACAGCCTAGCTGAGAGGCATTTAGTCCTCTGATTGCACATTAAAGTCGTTgggggaaggaaaaaaaacacaattcattTACATCTTCTGTATAGATTCTTTCTCCAGTAATGCGAGGGTTTAATttggaaaaatgaacaaaaggcACTAATATGCTGCATATTCTTGGATTTTGTTGAACCAGTCATTTGCTAGAGAGAAGGAAATGTAAATGCGCTGTTGTGTGCTCAGGAGTGTggttgtgtctgtctgtctttctctgtcacGCACACACTAGCAAACACGCAGATGAAGAGGAGGTAGAGGTGTAGGAGGTAGAGATGGATGATGGCATTCAGACAGTTTAAAGAGGGGCAGCAGCGAGATGCACAGAAAAGTTTGGAGAGTGCGGAGGAGGAAGAGTAATTTCACCAGCCACTCCTGTGTCTTGTTACGAAGGTACAGGTTGGCAACTAGTCTGCCAGACTATGCATATTAAAATGAGAGATACATGAAAAGAGCAATTAAAACTTTGAGAGCTTGCCATAAAAGATCAAATacctaaaaaataaacaacataagTTAATTATTAAGTGGACAAAGGGAGTTTTGGTTGGGAGTCTGTGCGAATTGCGATCGTTCCTCCAGCCGTCCAGACGCCAAAGCAGCAATGTTGAATTTAGGGATACAGTTTGTACAGCCATCTGGAGATGAGTATGCGCAAAAGCTGCATATTCATTGACTGATATTGTCACTGTCTGAGCCTTACAGACGTCATTCTCTGGCATACCAAACTTAGAGGGCAGATGGCGGTCAAAGACGTCCCGCCGAACATCATGAGACCCACAGAGGCAGAACTAATGCAGGGCATGGTCTGGTGGCCTTTTGTCGGAGCCAACTGTTCTTCTAGCCTGAGGTGCTGGGACTTGGCTTGATGTTGTACAGTAGCTGAGTCATTTAGCATCGACTAGTCATTTCAGTAATACTGGAAATCACTCTTACATTCGTTGCATCTGTGTATGCAGGAAATATGTATAAGGTGTGATTTTCATTAAAGTTTACTCTaagttttatgtcttttgtgaCTGACTTTGTTACCTAGAATAACTATTTACATCTTTCCGTCATAGTTAATGTTGCAAGCACATTAAATATGTCATCGTGTTCTTTCACCACTTGATAATCACAGAGGACAACCAAGTAAATGCCACACAATTTCTGCATTGCTCTAAAATTGCTGTGCCTGGAAAATTACTCTCAAATAAGGTCAACTTGAAGGAGCTTCTTTTTTCAGTGAATAAAGGACTGAGCTTGTGAGCACAAAGTGCTGGCTTGAGCTTGCgttttctatttttctcttcttcctctgctaTTAGTTAAGGaccagaaaatgtatttttccctCCAAAATGCCAATGCTGCTGTAGTAAAAGCCtcaattttctgtgttttgcaaCTCACTTTCAATTTCGCTGCACATTAATTTGACAGCCTTAATTTGTAGGCAGGACAAAATTGTTTATTTCTGGAAATGACAGGCAACTGAAATCAATGTTCATTAACGCAACCTTGCCTGCCTTATGGCTGCAAAAAGACGTTTCGATGCATCACTCAGTGTTGCTGCTTGAGCTGCCGGTATGTGATGGATATGCACAGCTCCACGCCTTGACTGCCTGTGACAGCAAATATAAATCCATAATTGAAGAGAGATGTGGATTTCACATACGGATATAGGTACACTTCCTCATTAAATAGCATAATATCCCAAGTTTGACTGCAAGATATGTCTCCCTGAAGCTATACAGCTTTCTGTCAATGGCATCATATCTGCCAACATGTAGAAATATTcaaaaatcagcattttaaattgatctaAACTAAATTCCTACAGTCTTCAGAGAGACCTTTTCTTATAAACACGTAGACAGTTTGCAGCATTCctcaaaaatgtttattttttccatacTCACGAATTTGCTCAGGGTTCAATCACATTTCAACCATTCGAGAAGAAACTGGTTCTCAAATCTCTATTGCCCTCCAGTGTTGGTTTGACTAAATCACATCTCAGGACTCAGTTACTGTAGGTCTGCGGCTCCAAGTGAAATTTTTGTCATGCAACCTCTCAGCTGCAGCAATCTCCCTctgaaaaaggtaaaaatgatCGAAATCAatagagacaaaaataacaaatcattAGAGCTACGTGTAACTGAATAAGACTGGGTTGAGAATGTTGCAAAGCTACTTATGAAGAAGTATTGTCTTGTAActtgtttacatgtttaatgAGATGTTAGGGAGATACAAGCTACACCAGTTTCAGTAAGGTTTGGCAGTTTTATGAACCAGAAATAGCACTTTTCGATTGCTCTCTTATTCTAGGGGCATttgtgcatgtaaaaaaaaagatttagctGAACTCTGCAGATGCAAACTATCTTTTATCCACATAAATTTGGAAACAGGCTTCACTTCAAAGTCAGTATTTACCAGAAGTCACCTACTTCTTGTGTTCAGGCAAAGAGGTTGAAAGTACAAGTTATTCTTGATGCGGACAGCAACATGCAAATCTGCCAAACATCCACACGGCACTGAGAGTTTCAGGTCCCAAATTGGAAAGTTTCACCTTGATTAGGAACAGTCCTTtctcacagcagacatttgaaCTTGTCAAACATGAGTGTAACTAAAAAATAATGGCTGCATTCCTATTAGGTATTACACTGACCAGATCGTCTCCCATCTATACTGGTTCTTTGGCATGAACCAGCAGCAGCCGTGCTTTCTCCTGCAAAAACAAGTGGAAATGTTGTGCTGTGAAAAAGGTCAGAATGTTGTGAGGGATCTTAACTTTCAGTTTCAGAATGACTTTATGGAGGAGCTTTTTGGCAGGAGGTGctacaaaaacatatttctcaacacacgtgcacacacacgcacacacatgcactcacacgcacacacacgcacacacatcattttattttccagatgGAACCAAGAGAAATTCATGGGATGTCCTTCCAACGTTTTCCCTCCCTAACTTAACATCATCCATCATCAAAGCCTGCTTAGAATTGTGTTTGCTGCACTTCGATCACCATGAAGGCAAGTAGATTTTGCACTTAGTAAAAGGGAAAATACTAGTTTATGCAAAACATGTCATATGTAGTGCAGTATAATTATTATCTGATTTCAGTGAGAaagtgtttttgtatttattctgtCTTAATTGTATCAGaattcttctcttctcttctcttctcttctcttcttctcttctcttctcttctcttctcttctcttctcttctcttctcttctcttctcttctcttctcttctcttctcttctcttctcttctcttctcttctcttctcttctcttctcttctcagAACATTGCACAACTCTGTGCAGGAATCTTGGCATGGCTGCTTTTCCTGTTCACTACAAAAGGGtaaatctgtttttgctttgcTCCTTCACCATTAGCAGCGCAAATATATTGTGATTACTTGATTtcacaaaatgtatttgttttcatttattgaaCTACAtgatttgaatttcattttccAGGTTTTGTCACCAGAGAGTTCATTGTCAGTGGGGGCCTTTTGGTAGCTGGTCAGAGTGTGATGGCTGTACCAAACAACAGGTTTGGAATTAGTTTGTCATCTATAAAACTTATCACAtatcattttgaaatgaaaccaatatttttatgtaaataccaaaaaaatgttgtgaaaaaaTGATTATACACATGTTTTGCCATCAGAAATGCTCAGGATTCTGTTAATTTTGATTGATTCAAATATTTTAACATGTATTAGCATATTAGtgttattttgccatttttctttGCAATGTTGTGGTGTGGGCTGCGAAGTGGCATGGCGGTTAGctctgtcgccttgcagctagaagatccctggttagGCCTAAccgtaaccctaaccctaacccggCCTGgactgggataggctccagccccccagcaaccctaatgaggattaagtggtgtatagataatggatggatgcatgttGTGGTGTGTCACAGACTAGAAGTCGAGCCATGCATGTCTATGCTCAGTTTGGTGGGAATCCCTGCTATGGGGGGCGGACCGAGACCAGGTCCTGTGAAACCACACAAGGTTGCCCTTTAGAGGATGGGTGTGGAAACAGGTTTCGCTGTCGATCAGGTTAGAAATGAAACTCTCATCGCTTACTTAATCACACAGAATCAAATTAAACAAGCGCTAAAGTATCTGCCTGTCTTTGGATCCCCAGGGAGGTGTGTTAGCCAGTCTCTGGTGTGTAACGGGGATCAGGACTGTGAGGAAGATGGACATGATGAACGTGCTTGTGAAAATAGAAACTTCATCGTATGTACAGTAACAGCTCCCACACCTAACATTGAAGTCACAGGACGTGGGTAAGTAACAGATCTTGACATAAACGTCTTTGTATTTGTGTACCAACCAATAAAAGTGCATATGTTtgatacattttattgtttctgcAGGTTTGACGTAGTGTCAGGACAGAGGAGAGCCAGTGTCATAAATACAAAGAGCTTTGGGGGCCAGTGTCGCCGCACCTTTAGTGGTAACCATGGAACTTTCTATCGACTGCCCCTCAGTACTCTCAAGTACACCTTTTTGGTCTGTACCTCACTACTTATTTCTGTAAAAGAGTTTTTATTATTCATACACACTGTTGTGCTTAATATCCAgcttttttttatcattcatGAAGACTAACAATAACAATCTACCTACTGGGTCACACATTGGTCACATCAACTGGCTGCGTTTTGCGCTTTTACTGTTGCATTCCTACCATTAGTGCTCAGATGGACATCCATCATTAACCTCCACAactaaaaatgaaaccaaactaAATTAATGATTGCTGTcaaggagaaaagaaacaaagacagaactTGTTGCTACATTTACACCTTGGATCTGTTCTCGTTTAGTATTAACGTGTGATCTGAAAACGCTGTCTTGACATTTTAAGCACCACTGTGTGtcacttttgctgttttgccaGGATTAGGGAATTCAGCAACGCTACTTTACATATCAAGTTTACaatgattcatattttaaatttgatcatAATAGTTTGTTTCTAAATATTTAATACTTATGCTCATGAATCAATGATGTCCATAATCTGGTGAATGCAGTCACATGCTGCTCGATTGTTGAAACATTGTCTTTGAAATGCAACCTTACAATGCTGCTAGTGGGCAAAAATTTCATAGGGTACCTTTAAACACTCAGTCACATTATAGTGCcactttttccacttttatttcactttattgacATGTGAAGGTACTTTTACTCCATCTGGGGGACTTTTTGCTTTTGCTGTTCTCAGGTTAAagctcagaatgacttcagTAATGAGATGTTCACCAGTAAATGGCACTATGCCAAGGATATTGTCTACAGAGAGACTGTGTCCGGAACCACGAGTGGATATCATGACTATGACTTCTATGAGTCATATGACAGGACTCAGGTGTGTAGAAACAAATTC
Protein-coding regions in this window:
- the plcxd3 gene encoding PI-PLC X domain-containing protein 3 translates to MASSHGRSDLRFADWMASLPQSMHTIPLTNLAIPGSHDSFSFYIDEASPVGPEQPETVQNFVSVFGTVAKKLMRKWLATQTMNFNSQLEAGIRFFDLRISTKPRDPDNELFFAHGLFSATVREGLEQISSFLSAHAREVVFLDFNHFYGVQNLHHEKLVAMLKEVFGDKLCPVVFAQEVTLQYLWEKEYQVLVFYHHPMALEVPFLWPGQMMPSPWANTTDPEKLVQFLQASVTDRRRKGTFFVSQVVLTPKASTVMKGVASGLRETITERALPGMMQWIRSQRPGESGINIITADFVELGEFISAVITLNYHLDEDDDDDAT
- the LOC127534781 gene encoding complement component C7-like codes for the protein MQNMSYVVQYNYYLISVRKCFCIYSVLIVSEFFSSLLFSSLLLFSSLLFSSLLFSSLLFSSLLFSSLLFSSLLFSSLLFSSQNIAQLCAGILAWLLFLFTTKGFCHQRVHCQWGPFGSWSECDGCTKQQTRSRAMHVYAQFGGNPCYGGRTETRSCETTQGCPLEDGCGNRFRCRSGRCVSQSLVCNGDQDCEEDGHDERACENRNFIVCTVTAPTPNIEVTGRGFDVVSGQRRASVINTKSFGGQCRRTFSGNHGTFYRLPLSTLKYTFLVCTSLLISVKEFLLFIHTVVLNIQLFFIIHED